In Synechococcus sp. UW69, a single genomic region encodes these proteins:
- the gltX gene encoding glutamate--tRNA ligase produces MVRVRLAPSPTGTLHIGTARTAVFNWLYAKHEQGTFVLRIEDTDKERSKPEFTQNILEGLQWLGLNWDEEPVIQSERVSQHREAIQSLLDQGLAYRCYASESELTAMRDAQKASNQAPRYDNRHRNLTPDQEQAFQAEGRESVIRFRIDDAAEIRWNDLVRGAMSWRGSDLGGDMVIARRAPSDVIGDPLYNLVVVVDDAAMEITHVIRGEDHIANTAKQLLLYEALGLPLPTFAHAPLILNSEGRKLSKRDGVTSINDFRAMGYTPDAIANYMTLLGWSVPEGMEERFSLSEAAAVFSFERVNKAGARFDWDKLNWLNAQVLHGWTSEHLLKELTPLWAGRGWEQPNSNSWSLDLCALLGPSLTLLNDGVDQAAPFFECPELQEDALEQLAVDGAKAAVTNLIERLESKPWDGMDTDQAKAWLGDAAKAAGVKKGVVMKSLRAALLGRLQGPDLITTWSLLARIGEDLPRLRRCLS; encoded by the coding sequence ATGGTGCGCGTTCGATTGGCCCCTAGCCCAACGGGCACGCTTCATATTGGAACGGCGCGAACAGCTGTTTTCAACTGGCTTTACGCCAAGCATGAGCAGGGAACATTCGTGCTCCGCATCGAAGACACCGATAAAGAGCGGTCAAAACCGGAGTTCACCCAGAACATCCTTGAGGGCTTGCAATGGCTCGGGCTCAACTGGGATGAAGAGCCCGTCATCCAGAGCGAACGGGTCTCCCAGCATCGTGAGGCGATTCAGTCCCTGCTCGATCAAGGATTGGCCTACCGCTGCTACGCCAGCGAATCGGAACTCACGGCCATGCGCGATGCGCAAAAAGCCTCCAACCAGGCTCCGCGCTACGACAACCGTCACAGGAATCTGACACCGGATCAGGAGCAAGCCTTTCAGGCGGAGGGGCGTGAATCAGTGATTCGCTTTCGGATTGATGACGCCGCCGAGATCCGCTGGAACGACCTGGTGCGTGGCGCCATGAGCTGGCGCGGCTCAGACCTCGGCGGAGACATGGTCATTGCCCGTCGGGCACCATCCGACGTGATCGGAGACCCTCTTTACAACCTTGTGGTGGTGGTGGATGACGCCGCCATGGAGATCACCCACGTGATCCGCGGTGAAGACCACATTGCCAACACGGCCAAGCAACTGCTCCTTTACGAGGCCCTAGGTCTGCCGTTACCCACCTTTGCCCACGCCCCTCTCATCCTCAATTCTGAGGGACGCAAACTCTCCAAACGAGATGGCGTGACGTCCATCAATGACTTCCGCGCCATGGGATACACCCCTGACGCCATTGCCAACTACATGACCCTTTTGGGTTGGTCCGTTCCGGAGGGCATGGAGGAACGATTCAGCTTGAGCGAGGCCGCTGCCGTCTTCAGCTTCGAGCGTGTCAACAAAGCAGGTGCCCGCTTCGACTGGGACAAGCTCAACTGGCTCAACGCCCAGGTTTTGCATGGCTGGACATCGGAGCATCTCCTGAAAGAGCTGACACCACTTTGGGCTGGGCGCGGTTGGGAGCAACCCAACAGCAACAGTTGGAGCCTCGACCTCTGTGCCTTGCTGGGCCCGTCGCTCACCCTGCTGAACGACGGCGTCGATCAGGCGGCACCGTTCTTTGAATGCCCGGAACTCCAGGAGGATGCTCTTGAGCAACTGGCGGTCGACGGAGCGAAAGCGGCCGTCACCAACCTGATTGAGCGCCTTGAGAGCAAACCATGGGATGGCATGGATACTGATCAAGCCAAGGCCTGGTTGGGGGATGCCGCCAAAGCCGCCGGTGTGAAAAAAGGAGTGGTGATGAAATCCCTGCGCGCCGCATTGCTTGGGCGTCTTCAAGGACCGGATTTGATCACAACATGGTCACTGCTGGCCCGAATCGGTGAGGACCTGCCGCGTCTGCGGCGCTGCCTCAGCTGA
- a CDS encoding sodium:proton antiporter: MTPERLGLLWGVTVFSGASARLLAATSGLPGVVLLLLSGLLIGRSGLGWVEPLDLGSGLGTVVGLLVSLVLFDGGLNLRLPGDTIKATVQRIAALRLLISLGGGLLAAHWLAGLSWSLAAVFSAIVLATGPTVVTPLVRQIRLAPPLGEVLEAEGLVLEPIGAVLALLLLELAIGNLHGWREVMLGLLYRLGGGVLIGGSVGWLLSEVLRRLNPDQLKGLPLQLSLGLLFLMYGVSEWLLPESALPASVAAGIVVGRRPGPHTAELDGLIQELAQLAITMLFPLLAADVSWAELSPLGWGGILCVLSLMLVVRPIGVGVATIGLPYNLEQRLFLGWLAPRGIVTASVASLFAIRLEQAGILGAGRLQGLVFLTILMTVGLQGLTAQPLARALGLVKGDDVEPTSAEAAPQTRQVLTDSGQQ, from the coding sequence ATGACGCCTGAGCGTCTGGGCCTCCTCTGGGGCGTCACTGTGTTCTCGGGTGCTTCGGCGCGCCTTCTGGCGGCCACGTCTGGATTGCCTGGAGTTGTTCTGCTGCTCCTGTCTGGGCTGCTGATCGGTCGCTCGGGTTTGGGTTGGGTGGAACCCCTCGACCTTGGCTCCGGGCTTGGGACTGTGGTGGGTCTGCTGGTCAGCCTGGTGCTGTTCGACGGCGGACTCAATCTCCGCCTGCCCGGTGACACGATCAAGGCCACGGTGCAGCGCATCGCAGCCCTACGCCTGTTGATCTCCCTTGGAGGTGGTCTGTTGGCGGCCCATTGGCTTGCTGGCCTCAGCTGGTCGCTTGCCGCCGTTTTCAGCGCCATCGTGCTGGCCACGGGGCCAACGGTGGTCACCCCGTTGGTGCGTCAGATTCGGCTCGCACCGCCTCTGGGTGAAGTTCTTGAGGCTGAAGGACTGGTCCTTGAGCCCATCGGCGCTGTTTTAGCCCTGTTGCTGTTGGAGCTTGCCATTGGCAATCTGCATGGCTGGCGTGAGGTCATGCTCGGCCTGTTGTATCGATTGGGTGGCGGTGTGCTGATCGGCGGGAGCGTCGGCTGGCTCTTGTCAGAGGTCCTGAGACGACTCAATCCCGATCAGTTGAAGGGGTTACCGCTTCAGCTCAGCCTGGGTTTGCTGTTTCTGATGTACGGCGTCAGTGAGTGGCTGCTGCCTGAATCAGCCCTTCCCGCTTCGGTGGCAGCAGGCATCGTCGTCGGTCGCCGTCCAGGACCGCACACCGCCGAACTGGATGGTCTGATTCAGGAACTGGCGCAGTTGGCGATCACCATGCTCTTTCCGCTGCTGGCGGCTGACGTGTCTTGGGCTGAACTCAGTCCGCTCGGTTGGGGCGGGATTCTGTGTGTGCTGTCGTTGATGCTGGTGGTGCGCCCGATCGGCGTAGGGGTGGCCACAATTGGCCTTCCGTACAACCTTGAGCAACGCCTGTTTCTGGGTTGGCTCGCTCCTCGAGGAATCGTTACTGCATCAGTGGCCTCACTGTTCGCCATACGTCTCGAACAGGCCGGCATTTTGGGGGCTGGACGTCTTCAGGGGCTGGTGTTTCTGACAATCCTGATGACCGTTGGTCTGCAGGGCCTTACTGCTCAACCGTTAGCTCGGGCTCTCGGTCTGGTCAAAGGCGATGACGTTGAACCAACGTCAGCTGAGGCAGCGCCGCAGACGCGGCAGGTCCTCACCGATTCGGGCCAGCAGTGA
- a CDS encoding DUF1643 domain-containing protein has product MSGLAATSESEALLSSDGCYRWWLRRCLGAGEGCLLFIGLNPSRADGQRDDPTLRRLIGFTREWGYRELVVLNLFARISPSPAALLRVKDPIGVRNDYFLMRWLNHWSLMPGVDLWCGWGVNGARLDRAQAVLDGIQKLLAERKRSVPDSPHPLMLGLTASGQPRHPLYAPRRAGLHPFLWADPEPIRHPVKSMTDVLPH; this is encoded by the coding sequence TTGAGCGGTCTTGCCGCCACCTCGGAGTCTGAGGCGCTGCTGAGCAGCGATGGCTGCTATCGCTGGTGGCTGCGGCGTTGCCTGGGCGCTGGGGAGGGTTGCCTGCTTTTTATCGGACTGAACCCCTCAAGGGCTGATGGACAGCGCGATGACCCGACCCTGCGTCGATTGATTGGCTTCACAAGGGAATGGGGATATCGGGAATTGGTCGTTCTCAATTTGTTTGCTCGCATCTCGCCATCGCCTGCGGCGCTGCTCAGGGTGAAGGATCCAATTGGTGTTCGGAACGACTACTTCCTGATGCGATGGCTCAACCACTGGTCCCTGATGCCTGGGGTCGATCTCTGGTGCGGTTGGGGGGTGAATGGGGCGCGACTGGATCGGGCTCAGGCCGTTCTTGACGGGATTCAAAAGTTGCTTGCTGAGCGCAAACGATCTGTTCCCGATTCTCCTCACCCTTTGATGTTGGGGTTGACGGCCTCGGGACAGCCACGCCATCCGCTTTATGCCCCGCGACGGGCAGGTCTTCACCCTTTTCTATGGGCAGACCCTGAACCGATCCGTCATCCTGTGAAAAGCATGACGGATGTCCTTCCGCACTGA